TGCTTTACTGGGCAAAAGGCACTCTACCGGGGTTAGGAACTAGCCTCGTAGGCGCAGAGCCATCTAGCTCTACTTCATGTACTCGCAAAAAAGCGGGAAGCATGAAGCAACTAGGGGCAAAGAAGCGTCAAAAATCTACAGAAAGCTTTGCTAGAAACGAACTGAGGGACGTAGAAACCCACAGTTCAGGCGGAGCCAACTGTGGGTAGTTCATGGACAATTAATCTGTCAACACCCATTCGTGACAGGTTAGAACTAAATTACTTTTGTCAATTCGTAATTATCCCTAAGATTTGACGAAATTTGAGGTATTTAATTCACATTTGTACTGAGTTTTCAGAGCCTGAATGAATGATCAGTTTAAATTGTGAGCGATCGCCAGGCAAAGATTGTGTTTTCAAACCGTATTTTTGGCTGATTTTTAAGCACTATTACTCATTGACAAATTGTTCATGACCTTAACCTATCACAGATGGTCAACACCAGTTTAAAGAAAAAAATAAGTCAAAGTGACAATTAATTTGGCAACACGGACAACAATTTGGCAAGACGGACATTAATTTGTCAACGCGGTCAAATAATTTGACACTCGACAACAACTGATGGAGAATAGGAGACTCGAACCCCTGACCTCTGCGGTGCGATCGCAGCACTCTACCAACTGAGCTAATTCCCCTAAATTTTAGTGATTAATTCTGAGGTTACAGATTTTCACCATTCCTAATTATATCATTCACTGGCTGCAGACTGTAACTCTTTTTGGGAATAAATTTCCTGCACTCGTTCGAGTTCTAAATCACTTAGATAATCCACAGTCCAGTTACAGCAGCGCTGTAACATGTGGAATGGGTATGTATTCGCCACACCTACTACCTGCATCCCGGCGCGTTTTCCTGCTGCTATCCCCGCTGGAGTATCTTCAATTGCTAGACATTCTTGTGGTTGTAGATCCAAGTCGGGATATTTCTGATTCAGGCGTTCCACTGCTAGCAAATAACCAGTTGGATCGGGTTTACTGGTGGTGATGTCGTCACCGGCGACGATAACTGTAAAATATTCTGCCAGTTTAGCGCGTTCTAGCACCAATTCTATTTCTTTGCCAATGGCACCACTGACCAATCCTAGTTTGAGATTTTGCGATCGCACCTGAAATATCAAATCTTCTAAACCTGGATATAAAGGCAGTTTTTCGATTTTCGCCAATTCTAGCACATAAGCTTGTGCTTTGCGCTTCAGCAACTGAGTTAAACTGTCCTCACTGAGGACTCTACCACGATTAGCCAGTAGTTCTTGAAAACAAGCGCGATCGCTGCGTCCTAAACAAGCTTGACGCTCACTATCCTTTTGGGGTTGCAGATTTTCTTGAATCAGGATCTCATCTATCAGTTGCAGGTGAATTCGCTCATCGTTAATGATGACACCATTAAAATCAAACAGAACAGCCTTTAAACTCATCGAACTCTTTGGGTCTGAAACCCCGTCCTTATAGGACGGCTTTATATTGAATAAATTTAGATACCATTACCGCCTTGGGATTGGTTAGTTCGGTGTGCTTTTGTGTTGCACTTTCAACGGGACAGTTACCGTTTCAAACCTCGCAATCCTGTACGCATAATGTTTGGACTTTCGTCCCTCCCTTTCGGGGTAACGTCAGCTTCTCCCAAGGGGAGACGCTGCGCGAACGCCAATGTTTTAAGAGCTTTTTAGACTAGCAGCACTGTTCCAGTGACCTTAGAACTGTTTAACCACTAGTGACAGAGCGAGGAACTAGCTAGCCTTCGGCAACGCCAGGGGCGAACGGATTCCAGGGTGTCGTGACTCAAAAAACGTAGTCAATTAAGACATAGGCTGGTCAGGACGGCTTGCTTGATTTCTCTTACAAGCCTCATGCCTTTAGGCTGAGGTTCCTGACACCCTTACGCCAAAAACCAGGAACCCTAGTCCATCCAAATTATTTAGGATAGGACTTACGCAACTGGCACATTAATAATCGTAGGGTGCGTGACGCTGCGATAAATATTGTACACAGTTATCAGACTTCTGGCGTCACCCACCATTCTGTTCTTTCTTGGATGTTCCCTACACTGTATACCATTGGAGTTTAACATCCCTGTATTGGCACTTGTTTTGGTAACGAAAGCACTTGCTTTCTTAACCAATCTTTATGCACATAACAGCTAATTTGTACAGTGCGTAAGTCCTAATATTGACGCTGAAAATTTTATGTAGTACAATGTAGTGTAATTAGACTACTGCCTAAGAGTAGTTATTTACCCAGGTAAGTCGGCGCGAAAAAACAAAACTATATTACGAAACATAAATATCCCTGTTTGGGCGTCCCTAGTCGCGCACCCAAAAAATTGGATATACAATTGTCAGTCCCAAAAACCCAAAATCAAGTAGAATATGCCCTACGAAAAGTTAGAAATTACCACGCCAGCGCCGGTGCTGTCTTGGGCGAATCACCCCTTGGGGTCTGAAGAAACCAAAATGGCAAAGAATGTAGCCTCACTGCCATTTGTATTTAAGCATGTAGCATTAATGCCAGATGTCCATCTTGGTAAAGGTGCTTTAGTCGGTTCTGTACTCGCAACCAAAGAAGCAATTATACCAGCAGCTGTTGGTGTAGATGTGGGTTGCTTTACGGGAGATACCCTAATTCCGCTAGTAGATGGTAAATCTTATCCGATTAAAGATTTAGCACAATCGAGTCAAGAATTTATTGTTTATGCTTGCACTCCCACAGGAAAAATTGTCGCTGCAAAAGCAACTGCCAAATTAACTAGAAAGAATGCTTCACTAGTGAAAGTAATTCTGGATAATGGAGAAGAAATTACCTGTACTCCAGACCACCAATTCATGCTCCGGGATGGAACATACAAAGAAGCTCAATTGCTTCAGTTTGGGACTTCCCTGATGCCTTTTTACTCAAAAATTGACAAAGATGGCTACACACTAATTAATCAACCTTATTCCGGCAGATGGCATAAAGCACATTGGATTATTGCTAGATCTGGATTACTTGGTAAAATTCCTAAATTTGAGGGACAGAATACAGTAATTCATCATCGGAACTTTCATGGATCTGATAATCGACCAGAAAATCTAGAGTTTATGGGCAATTCAGATCATTCTGCTTATCACCGTTCTCTAGTAGAGTATAATCAACACTGGCAGTCTCCAGAATTTGAAGAAAAAAGACTTACTGCCATTGCACAAAAAGCCAAAACTCCAGAAGGATATCAGTACTATGCTGAACGGGGAACCAAAAATATCCTTCAGTATATGCAACAGCAACCAGAACATTTTAAAAATGCAGTTGCAGGTAATGGTAATCGCGGTAAGCAATATTTAGTGGAATATAACACAAGTGAAAAAGGGAGAGCAAAATCAAAAGAAATTGCCAACCGATACTACACCTGTGAAATTTGTGGTGCAGAAATCAAAACACCTATTGGACTGCACAACC
The Gloeotrichia echinulata CP02 DNA segment above includes these coding regions:
- a CDS encoding HAD family phosphatase — its product is MSLKAVLFDFNGVIINDERIHLQLIDEILIQENLQPQKDSERQACLGRSDRACFQELLANRGRVLSEDSLTQLLKRKAQAYVLELAKIEKLPLYPGLEDLIFQVRSQNLKLGLVSGAIGKEIELVLERAKLAEYFTVIVAGDDITTSKPDPTGYLLAVERLNQKYPDLDLQPQECLAIEDTPAGIAAGKRAGMQVVGVANTYPFHMLQRCCNWTVDYLSDLELERVQEIYSQKELQSAASE